A stretch of the Calditrichota bacterium genome encodes the following:
- a CDS encoding ferredoxin has product MAHQILDTCNKCGLCEPNCPIDAIYEGNYKYVIDGDTCVDCVGFAPSPLCVKYCPIPGTIVKIES; this is encoded by the coding sequence ATGGCGCATCAAATTTTGGATACCTGCAACAAATGCGGGCTGTGCGAGCCTAATTGTCCCATCGACGCAATTTACGAAGGGAATTACAAGTACGTGATTGACGGAGACACATGCGTGGATTGTGTCGGATTTGCTCCGTCTCCACTTTGTGTGAAATATTGTCCCATTCCCGGCACCATTGTTAAAATTGAATCGTAA
- a CDS encoding YraN family protein has translation MPANQQSDIGKLGEELASDYLQKKGYEILKRNFRFGHGEIDIIAEKDGVLVFVEVKTKQFGDFGDPIHWVTRRKQLQIGKIAHGYLYVNEIENMDCRFDVIILRWEDGNYKIEHIEDAFWL, from the coding sequence ATGCCGGCAAATCAACAATCTGACATCGGAAAACTTGGCGAAGAATTGGCGTCTGATTATTTGCAGAAAAAAGGATATGAAATCCTGAAGCGGAATTTCCGTTTCGGTCACGGAGAAATTGATATTATTGCCGAGAAAGACGGCGTTCTTGTTTTCGTTGAAGTGAAGACAAAACAATTCGGCGATTTTGGCGATCCCATCCATTGGGTGACGCGGCGCAAGCAACTTCAAATCGGAAAAATCGCACATGGTTATCTTTACGTGAACGAAATCGAGAATATGGATTGCCGTTTTGATGTCATAATTTTGAGATGGGAAGATGGAAATTACAAAATAGAACACATCGAAGACGCTTTTTGGCTGTGA
- a CDS encoding ribonuclease HII, with translation MRNSRWERTKFREGYRFIAGVDEAGRGPLAGPVVAAAVIFSKLPLPFDVDDSKKLTAKQRTRLFNLIMEYAHSVGVGIVSHKTIDEVNILQATYLAMTRAVASLPETPDFVFVDGRGVPLLSIPRQAIVKGDQKSVSIAAASIVAKVIRDRLMEKYDRQFPDYAFARHKGYPTRRHIEAIRRHGFCEIHRRSFKIKQLS, from the coding sequence TTGAGAAATTCACGGTGGGAACGAACCAAATTTCGTGAAGGCTATCGCTTCATTGCCGGCGTGGACGAAGCTGGTCGCGGTCCGTTGGCAGGTCCCGTGGTTGCGGCTGCCGTGATATTTTCAAAATTGCCGTTACCTTTTGATGTGGACGATTCCAAAAAGCTTACCGCCAAACAGCGAACGAGACTTTTTAATCTGATCATGGAATATGCTCACAGTGTGGGCGTGGGCATTGTATCGCACAAAACTATCGATGAAGTGAATATTCTTCAGGCGACTTATTTGGCGATGACTCGCGCCGTCGCTTCGCTGCCCGAAACGCCGGATTTTGTGTTCGTGGATGGCAGAGGCGTTCCGCTGTTGAGTATTCCGCGGCAGGCGATTGTAAAGGGCGACCAGAAAAGCGTTTCCATCGCGGCGGCGTCGATTGTTGCAAAAGTGATACGAGACCGGCTCATGGAAAAATATGACCGACAATTTCCTGACTATGCCTTTGCCAGGCACAAAGGGTATCCCACTCGCCGGCACATCGAAGCGATTCGTCGCCACGGATTCTGCGAAATTCACCGAAGGTCATTTAAAATAAAACAGTTGTCATGA
- a CDS encoding Lrp/AsnC family transcriptional regulator, whose translation MKLDKIDKKILEILQENGRITNAELASKIGLSPPPMLERVKKLERNGVIRKYVALVDPQKVDKSIIVFVSITLARHRMKSIDQVKEEFRNCAEILECYSITGEEDYLLKVAVKDVTAYEDFMLHRLAKIPAISRIKSFVVLSSVKYNTKIPIE comes from the coding sequence GTGAAATTAGATAAAATTGACAAAAAGATTCTGGAAATTCTTCAAGAAAACGGCCGAATAACAAATGCAGAATTGGCGTCAAAAATAGGACTTTCGCCGCCGCCGATGTTGGAGCGAGTAAAAAAATTAGAACGTAACGGCGTAATTCGTAAGTATGTGGCGCTTGTCGATCCTCAAAAGGTGGACAAATCGATCATCGTGTTTGTTTCCATCACTTTAGCCAGGCATAGAATGAAATCCATCGATCAGGTCAAGGAAGAATTTCGCAACTGTGCGGAAATTTTGGAATGCTACTCCATCACCGGCGAGGAAGATTACTTGCTCAAAGTGGCGGTCAAAGACGTGACGGCCTATGAAGATTTTATGCTCCATCGATTGGCCAAAATTCCCGCCATTAGCAGAATCAAAAGCTTTGTGGTTCTCTCCAGTGTAAAATACAACACCAAGATTCCCATTGAATAG
- a CDS encoding citrate (Si)-synthase encodes MATLKEKLFKKIEAHRPRTTRLLKEYGDTKLSEVTITQAIGGMRGVKCLVTDISYLDPFEGIRFRGYTIPEVLEKLPKVPGREMPYVEGFLHLLVTGDIPTENEALEVVEEFKKRRKVPQYVLDVLKAMPKDSHPMAMFSAAIVAMEHESEFVKKYNKGISKMDYWDPTYEDAMNLWAKMASIAAYIYRIKYKNGDLIHPDPNLDLGGNFAHMMGIDKPYDDVARLYFILHSDHESGNVSAHTGHLVASALSDIYYAISAMLDGLAGPLHGLANQEVLRWIQGVMDKMGGKVPTEEEMKKFVWDTLNSGQVIPGFGHAVLRKTDPRYAAQRDFCLKHLPDDPIFKYVDVLYKVVPPILEEQGKAKNPWPNVDAQSGVIQWYYGLKEYDFYTVLFGVGRALGVCTNIIWDRALGYPIERPKSLTTDMLEEAAGIK; translated from the coding sequence ATGGCTACTCTAAAAGAAAAATTGTTCAAGAAGATTGAAGCGCATCGCCCACGTACGACCAGACTTTTGAAAGAATATGGCGATACGAAATTGTCGGAAGTAACTATTACGCAGGCGATCGGCGGAATGCGGGGGGTCAAATGTTTGGTGACCGATATTTCTTATCTAGATCCCTTTGAAGGCATCCGCTTTCGCGGCTACACCATCCCCGAAGTACTGGAGAAATTGCCCAAAGTACCGGGCAGAGAAATGCCGTATGTGGAAGGGTTCCTGCATTTATTGGTCACCGGCGACATCCCCACTGAGAACGAAGCGCTGGAAGTTGTTGAAGAATTCAAGAAACGAAGAAAAGTGCCGCAGTATGTGCTGGATGTTTTGAAAGCGATGCCCAAAGACAGCCATCCGATGGCGATGTTCTCCGCGGCGATTGTCGCGATGGAACACGAATCTGAGTTTGTGAAAAAGTACAACAAAGGCATCAGCAAAATGGATTATTGGGATCCCACTTATGAGGATGCCATGAATTTGTGGGCTAAAATGGCTTCCATCGCCGCGTACATCTATCGCATCAAATACAAAAACGGCGATCTGATTCATCCGGATCCAAATCTCGACCTCGGCGGAAATTTCGCGCACATGATGGGCATTGACAAGCCGTACGACGATGTGGCGCGGCTTTACTTCATTCTCCATAGCGACCACGAAAGCGGCAACGTCAGCGCGCACACCGGACATCTGGTAGCCAGCGCATTGTCCGACATCTATTACGCAATCAGCGCCATGCTGGACGGATTGGCCGGTCCCCTGCACGGTCTGGCAAATCAGGAAGTTTTGCGCTGGATTCAGGGCGTGATGGACAAAATGGGCGGCAAGGTTCCCACAGAAGAAGAAATGAAAAAATTTGTCTGGGATACGCTGAATTCCGGTCAGGTAATTCCTGGCTTTGGTCATGCGGTGTTGCGCAAAACCGATCCGCGTTACGCTGCTCAGCGCGACTTTTGCCTGAAACATTTGCCCGACGATCCGATTTTCAAATATGTGGACGTTTTGTACAAAGTTGTCCCGCCGATTCTGGAAGAACAAGGCAAAGCCAAAAATCCGTGGCCCAATGTGGACGCGCAATCCGGCGTTATCCAGTGGTATTACGGATTGAAGGAATACGATTTTTACACAGTTCTTTTTGGCGTCGGACGCGCGTTAGGCGTTTGCACCAACATCATCTGGGACCGCGCTCTCGGCTATCCCATTGAAAGGCCGAAATCGCTGACGACAGACATGCTGGAAGAAGCCGCCGGTATTAAATAA
- the nagB gene encoding glucosamine-6-phosphate deaminase yields MLVAIKKDYDEMSKTAAQLIAELIRKKPDCVLGFATGSTPLGTYKELIRLHREEGLDFSKITTFNLDEYVGLPPSHSQSYHYFMWENLFKHINVDRRFVHIPQGMADDVELFCEWYEQKIEESGGLDMQILGIGGNGHIAFNEPGSSLGSRTRIKTLDELTKRDNARFFEQDEEVPKYAITMGVGTIMDAKELLLLASGTQKADAIKQTVEGPITALYPATIVQMHRKATIVCDEEAASLLTRKYSGYLS; encoded by the coding sequence ATGTTAGTGGCCATCAAAAAAGATTATGATGAAATGAGCAAAACAGCAGCGCAACTCATTGCCGAACTAATTCGCAAAAAACCGGATTGCGTACTCGGATTTGCCACAGGCAGCACACCGCTGGGAACTTACAAAGAATTAATTCGCTTGCATCGGGAAGAAGGGCTTGATTTTTCGAAAATAACGACTTTCAATCTCGATGAATACGTGGGTTTACCGCCGTCGCATTCGCAAAGTTATCATTATTTCATGTGGGAAAATCTGTTTAAGCACATTAACGTGGACAGACGATTTGTGCACATTCCCCAGGGAATGGCGGACGATGTGGAACTATTTTGTGAATGGTACGAGCAAAAAATCGAAGAATCAGGCGGACTCGATATGCAAATTTTGGGCATCGGCGGCAACGGGCACATTGCCTTTAACGAGCCGGGCTCATCTCTCGGTTCGCGCACGCGTATTAAAACTCTCGATGAACTGACAAAAAGAGACAATGCCCGTTTTTTTGAGCAGGACGAAGAAGTGCCTAAATACGCCATCACCATGGGCGTCGGAACAATTATGGACGCCAAAGAACTGCTGCTGCTCGCCAGCGGGACTCAAAAAGCAGATGCAATAAAGCAAACGGTCGAAGGTCCGATTACGGCGCTCTATCCGGCGACGATCGTTCAAATGCATCGCAAAGCTACGATTGTCTGTGACGAGGAAGCCGCTTCTCTGCTGACAAGAAAATATTCAGGTTATCTTTCCTAA
- a CDS encoding TGS domain-containing protein — protein MPANLTAQFKAAEERYKSAKDDRERLKALKEMLATIPKHKGTEKLQADIKRKIARLKDELEVKKSKGGHRFNFSVEREGAGQAVVVGPPNVGKSSVINALTGANLQIGDYPFTTRIFHPAMMPVKDVQVQLVDLPALSENYVENWLSSMIRISDMVMIVVDISRDDVLEQMETTLKILEGFKIKLQGKIQEEAEDDVHWVCLKTLIVGNKADLPGAPENFQIIEELYGDRFEIIPVSAKNQTNLDSIRIAVLEILDVIRVYSKRPGHEPEMEKPFTFRRGETLMDFAKAVHKDFSQNLKFARVWGKDVFDGQRINKDYILKDGDIVELHM, from the coding sequence ATGCCGGCTAATCTGACGGCTCAATTCAAGGCTGCCGAAGAACGCTACAAATCCGCAAAAGACGACCGCGAGCGGCTGAAAGCACTGAAAGAAATGCTCGCGACGATCCCCAAGCACAAAGGCACGGAGAAATTACAGGCAGACATCAAGCGCAAAATTGCCCGTCTCAAAGATGAACTGGAAGTAAAAAAATCAAAGGGCGGACACAGATTTAATTTCAGTGTGGAACGCGAAGGCGCAGGCCAGGCCGTGGTCGTGGGGCCTCCGAACGTCGGAAAATCGAGCGTGATTAATGCGCTGACCGGCGCAAATCTGCAAATTGGGGACTATCCTTTTACCACGCGAATTTTCCACCCGGCAATGATGCCGGTGAAAGACGTGCAAGTGCAATTGGTCGATCTGCCGGCGCTGTCGGAAAATTATGTGGAAAATTGGTTGTCTTCGATGATTCGCATTTCAGACATGGTGATGATTGTCGTGGATATCAGCCGCGATGATGTGCTGGAGCAGATGGAAACGACGCTAAAAATTTTGGAAGGTTTCAAAATTAAATTGCAGGGAAAAATTCAGGAAGAAGCGGAAGATGATGTGCACTGGGTTTGCCTGAAGACGTTGATTGTGGGCAACAAAGCCGATCTGCCGGGGGCGCCGGAAAATTTTCAAATAATTGAAGAATTGTACGGCGACAGATTTGAGATTATCCCGGTTTCCGCAAAAAATCAGACAAATCTGGATTCGATCAGAATTGCGGTGCTGGAAATTCTCGATGTCATTCGCGTCTATTCCAAACGTCCTGGTCATGAGCCGGAAATGGAAAAACCGTTCACTTTTCGGCGCGGCGAAACGTTAATGGATTTTGCCAAAGCGGTGCACAAAGATTTCTCCCAAAATCTCAAATTCGCCCGCGTGTGGGGGAAGGATGTTTTTGACGGCCAAAGAATTAACAAAGATTATATTTTAAAAGATGGCGACATTGTTGAATTGCACATGTAG
- a CDS encoding class I SAM-dependent methyltransferase codes for MKNQQKSQKGNYQYRKRIRFFTPDNLSVLPEINFNGQQRILDVGCSDGKLLKKLAALLPGGEFHGVDTDAKRMKKNGKKGSNGNIQFHHAVADNLPFDNDYFDLVICTNALHKFPYRVRALDEMYRVLKSGGECIILEGISDKEWKNKFDKILRQSKFIRPLKKYLPRTALLKKSYLVKYQKY; via the coding sequence GTGAAAAATCAACAGAAATCTCAAAAAGGAAATTACCAGTACCGGAAACGGATACGTTTTTTCACACCGGACAATTTATCGGTTCTGCCAGAAATCAATTTCAATGGCCAGCAGCGTATTTTGGACGTCGGATGTTCGGACGGAAAATTGCTGAAAAAGTTGGCTGCACTGCTGCCGGGCGGCGAATTTCACGGCGTGGATACCGATGCAAAAAGAATGAAAAAAAATGGAAAAAAAGGATCGAATGGCAACATTCAATTTCATCACGCTGTTGCTGATAATTTGCCGTTTGACAATGATTATTTCGATTTGGTAATCTGTACAAACGCGCTGCACAAATTTCCCTACCGCGTCCGCGCCTTGGACGAAATGTACCGCGTTTTGAAATCGGGCGGTGAGTGCATCATTTTAGAAGGCATCAGCGACAAGGAGTGGAAAAATAAATTTGACAAAATTTTGCGGCAGTCAAAGTTCATCAGACCGTTGAAAAAATATTTGCCGCGCACGGCTTTGCTCAAAAAAAGCTATCTGGTGAAATATCAAAAATATTAA
- a CDS encoding aminotransferase class I/II-fold pyridoxal phosphate-dependent enzyme produces the protein MKGKPVIPPVVFSATYRFENSDELIDVVQNRSGYIYSRWDNPTVREAENTVAQMEGYEAALGFASGMAAITTSIMALVPQGGRIVAQREIYGGTFEFLANYASKLGIETTFVNCDAQETFLKEIENGVSILYLETPTNPLLRVVDMKPLIQAAHEKNALVLLDSTFASPANQHPADFAVDVVIHSATKYLGGHHDITAGFAVSNAELSSAIWKYRKIFGGVMDPMTAFLAMRGMETLDIRVRQQNENALKIAQFLQSEKKIRVVNYPGLISHPDHEIATRQMRGFGGMLSFEIDADFDETKKFMDSLKKIKLATSLGGVTTLANQPITNTHAGLSPEERAKAGISESLVRLSVGIEKANELIEDLKQALEKI, from the coding sequence ATGAAAGGTAAACCCGTCATCCCGCCAGTGGTTTTCTCTGCCACATATCGATTCGAAAATTCAGATGAGCTCATCGATGTCGTGCAAAACCGATCCGGTTACATTTACTCGCGCTGGGACAATCCCACAGTGCGGGAAGCTGAAAATACCGTTGCGCAAATGGAAGGCTACGAGGCGGCGCTGGGTTTTGCTTCGGGCATGGCAGCGATTACGACATCCATTATGGCGTTGGTTCCGCAAGGCGGGCGAATTGTTGCGCAGAGAGAAATTTACGGTGGCACCTTCGAGTTTTTAGCCAATTATGCGTCTAAATTAGGCATCGAGACGACTTTCGTCAATTGCGATGCTCAAGAAACATTTTTAAAGGAAATAGAAAACGGCGTTTCTATTTTGTATCTGGAAACGCCGACTAATCCCCTGCTCCGCGTTGTGGACATGAAGCCGCTGATTCAGGCTGCTCATGAAAAAAACGCGCTTGTTCTTTTAGATTCAACTTTTGCCTCGCCAGCCAATCAACATCCGGCAGATTTCGCTGTCGACGTCGTGATTCACAGCGCGACAAAATATCTCGGTGGCCATCACGACATCACTGCCGGCTTTGCCGTCTCCAATGCTGAGCTTTCCTCTGCCATCTGGAAATACCGCAAGATTTTCGGCGGCGTCATGGATCCGATGACTGCATTTCTGGCAATGCGCGGCATGGAGACGCTGGACATTCGCGTCCGTCAGCAAAATGAAAATGCGCTGAAAATTGCTCAATTCTTGCAATCGGAAAAGAAAATCCGCGTGGTAAATTATCCGGGATTGATTTCCCATCCGGACCACGAAATCGCAACAAGACAGATGCGCGGCTTCGGCGGCATGTTGAGTTTCGAGATTGACGCTGATTTTGACGAGACGAAGAAATTCATGGATTCGTTGAAAAAAATAAAATTAGCCACCAGTCTCGGCGGCGTCACTACTCTGGCAAATCAGCCAATTACTAACACCCACGCCGGGCTCAGTCCCGAAGAACGCGCCAAAGCCGGCATCAGCGAGAGTCTGGTGCGTCTCTCCGTCGGCATCGAAAAAGCAAATGAATTGATTGAAGATTTAAAACAAGCATTAGAGAAAATCTAA
- a CDS encoding DUF2817 domain-containing protein — translation MKRFKPLFLIFSFIPILLFSQIRLPLETQTPPIGTSNAGMVEYLQKITAASDMLEMEIAGKSHQQREIPVVFCPPRKQWKSENTTVMIFAQQHGNEPSGKEALLMILHEIYLNPSHYDFSKLNLIFVPMVNPDGNEVNRRRNGNHYDLNRNHVILTEPETRALQKIFNKYLPQVTLDVHEYGFSTWLKEGYIKDFGEQFDCITNPAIPAPLKNFALNEILQPTIQATRDRGVRANRYLITKGGLTDFVRHSTTDINDGRNGFGIQLTLSFILEGFNPLSKSEQIWQRAKYQQTFIENFIAQCRQKSPQIKQLVDSIREKAKKEYPDSVVIIADYTKKSSRPLEVTLRKVSTLRDEKVTLPDYRPDPENLLVVSRPEAYIVINPRDELMELLNNQNLPYKKLDKKQKLEVEVFRITGTDTLHYETRDTIIPAGKFIRAQKEIPAGSIRIPTLNERAIQIVQIFEPRSFYGLSHYPEYRYLIEGKEFPIYREISRK, via the coding sequence ATGAAGAGATTTAAACCCCTATTTCTCATTTTCTCTTTCATCCCGATTCTGCTCTTCTCACAAATCCGTCTCCCGCTCGAGACACAGACGCCGCCAATCGGTACGTCAAACGCGGGAATGGTGGAATATTTGCAAAAAATAACAGCGGCATCCGACATGCTGGAAATGGAAATTGCCGGTAAATCACACCAGCAGCGGGAAATTCCGGTAGTATTTTGTCCGCCGCGAAAGCAGTGGAAATCGGAAAATACGACCGTCATGATTTTCGCCCAACAGCACGGAAACGAACCTTCCGGCAAAGAAGCGCTGCTCATGATTTTGCACGAAATTTACCTCAATCCAAGCCATTACGATTTCAGCAAACTGAATCTGATTTTTGTGCCCATGGTCAACCCGGACGGCAATGAAGTAAACCGCCGCCGCAACGGAAACCACTACGATTTGAACCGCAATCACGTTATTCTTACCGAGCCGGAGACGCGCGCTTTGCAAAAAATTTTCAACAAGTATCTCCCCCAGGTTACTCTTGATGTCCACGAATACGGTTTCAGCACCTGGCTTAAGGAGGGATATATTAAAGATTTTGGCGAACAATTTGACTGCATTACCAATCCGGCAATTCCGGCGCCGCTGAAAAATTTTGCCCTGAATGAAATTCTCCAGCCGACAATTCAGGCGACGCGCGACCGGGGCGTGCGCGCTAATCGGTATTTAATTACCAAAGGGGGTCTGACTGATTTCGTGCGCCACAGCACCACGGACATCAACGACGGCAGGAACGGCTTCGGCATTCAACTGACGCTTTCGTTCATCCTGGAAGGCTTCAACCCACTCAGTAAATCTGAACAAATCTGGCAGCGGGCAAAATACCAGCAGACGTTCATTGAAAATTTCATCGCGCAATGCCGGCAAAAATCTCCGCAAATCAAACAGCTCGTCGATTCCATTCGAGAAAAAGCGAAAAAAGAATATCCGGATTCCGTTGTCATCATAGCCGATTACACAAAAAAATCCAGCCGTCCGCTGGAGGTCACTTTGCGAAAAGTATCAACTCTTCGCGATGAAAAAGTTACCCTGCCCGATTACAGGCCTGACCCGGAAAATTTGCTCGTCGTTTCTCGTCCCGAAGCTTACATCGTCATCAATCCGCGCGACGAACTCATGGAATTGCTGAACAATCAAAATTTGCCTTACAAAAAATTAGACAAAAAACAAAAATTGGAAGTCGAGGTTTTCCGGATCACTGGCACGGACACGCTGCACTACGAAACCCGTGACACAATCATTCCGGCGGGAAAATTCATTCGTGCGCAGAAAGAGATCCCGGCGGGCAGCATTCGCATTCCCACGTTAAACGAACGGGCGATACAAATCGTCCAAATTTTTGAACCGCGAAGTTTTTATGGTCTGTCCCATTATCCGGAATATCGCTATTTGATCGAAGGCAAAGAATTCCCAATTTACCGGGAGATTTCTCGAAAGTAA
- a CDS encoding DMT family transporter: MSINQKAVVVLGFGLMAISVASVLIKICAAPALVIAVYRLGLASIFYLTVNRISRKPLIRNLDSGQIKVILISAVFLTIHFATWITSLKFTSVASSVVLVQSSPIFVAIGSIIFLKEKPSGLMILGIVFALIGGVIISVHDFSLDENSLTGNLLAIGGAIGAAGYLLSGRHLRKSLDTFQYVAVLYSITTIFLLVLAVGNGADLIHYDWRIFALFAAIAFFPQVIGHTSFNWALAFFSATAVSIVALGEPIGASILAYFFLGEKLTFVKIIGGVIILIGVTMAIISEGRAMARTRNQIP; the protein is encoded by the coding sequence ATGTCAATTAATCAAAAAGCGGTAGTTGTTCTCGGTTTTGGCCTGATGGCGATTTCCGTGGCGTCCGTTCTCATAAAAATTTGTGCAGCGCCGGCGCTGGTGATTGCAGTTTATCGGCTCGGTTTGGCGTCGATTTTTTATCTTACGGTCAACAGGATTTCGCGCAAACCTTTGATCCGAAATCTTGATTCGGGACAGATAAAAGTTATTCTGATTTCAGCGGTATTTTTGACGATTCATTTCGCAACCTGGATCACGTCGCTGAAATTTACTTCTGTCGCCAGCTCTGTGGTGCTGGTGCAAAGCTCGCCGATTTTTGTCGCCATCGGAAGTATCATTTTTTTGAAAGAAAAGCCAAGTGGGCTAATGATCCTGGGAATTGTCTTTGCTCTGATCGGCGGCGTGATCATTAGTGTGCACGATTTTTCTCTGGATGAAAATTCTCTCACCGGAAATTTGCTTGCCATTGGCGGCGCCATCGGAGCCGCGGGATACCTGCTTTCCGGGAGACACCTGCGCAAGAGCCTGGACACTTTTCAGTACGTGGCTGTGTTGTATTCCATCACGACGATTTTTTTGCTCGTTCTGGCTGTTGGCAACGGCGCAGACCTCATTCATTATGATTGGCGTATCTTTGCTTTGTTTGCCGCAATTGCATTTTTCCCGCAGGTGATCGGACACACGTCTTTTAACTGGGCGTTAGCATTTTTTAGCGCTACGGCTGTGTCCATCGTTGCGCTGGGTGAACCCATTGGCGCGTCGATTTTAGCGTATTTTTTTCTGGGCGAGAAATTGACCTTCGTGAAAATAATCGGCGGGGTCATTATTTTGATTGGAGTGACGATGGCAATTATTTCAGAGGGACGGGCGATGGCAAGAACAAGAAACCAGATTCCTTGA